The following coding sequences lie in one Bacillus solimangrovi genomic window:
- a CDS encoding sporulation YhaL family protein, producing the protein MEALPWWIYLVTIGIAYSGYMTIKTTKKDEEIDQQFIEREGEVYIKRMEREREKRRKEQSVKL; encoded by the coding sequence ATGGAAGCACTTCCGTGGTGGATTTATCTTGTCACAATTGGGATTGCATATAGTGGATATATGACGATAAAAACGACAAAGAAGGATGAAGAGATCGATCAACAATTTATCGAACGAGAAGGTGAGGTTTACATCAAAAGGATGGAGAGGGAACGAGAGAAAAGGAGAAAAGAACAGTCAGTTAAATTATAA
- a CDS encoding MDR family MFS transporter: MKWRDWDRNLKIRLYGEALVNICFWAFFPFMAIYFSNEFGKGVAGVLLVLSQVAGVIANLIGGYSADKYGRKNMMLLSIFLQGGAFTLFALANSPWYQSPIVTFISFTIIGVSGAIYWPASQAMVADVVEEKDRSTVFAVFYTALNIAVVIGPILGSLFFFDYRFEFLVTAALVNITLGFVIMKYIRETMPEDSTSKQLKLSWHEAMKEQLRDYKVIMYDKVFFLFIIAGILVAQTFMQMDVLVAVYMTETFQDQVLVSFRDWSFLVDGERAFGLIIAENGLLVALFTVIVTRWMTKYPDRNVFIVSSLLYGVGILILGSNGHIWVLIGAMAIFTFAELMVVGLQQDFVSRLAPEQMRGKYFAAASLRFTIGRTMAPMFIPLTLLIGYQWTFIVLFLLTLLSAVLYARMFYLFDKKQNSSLMQAN, from the coding sequence ATGAAATGGAGAGACTGGGATCGAAATTTAAAAATTAGGTTATATGGAGAAGCGTTAGTTAATATTTGTTTTTGGGCATTTTTTCCGTTCATGGCTATTTACTTTTCAAATGAATTTGGTAAAGGTGTTGCAGGGGTATTACTCGTTCTTTCTCAAGTTGCGGGTGTTATAGCTAACTTAATAGGAGGTTATAGTGCGGATAAGTATGGGAGAAAGAACATGATGCTTCTTTCGATATTTTTGCAAGGAGGAGCGTTTACATTATTTGCATTAGCGAATTCTCCGTGGTATCAATCTCCGATCGTAACGTTTATTAGTTTTACGATCATAGGTGTATCAGGAGCAATATATTGGCCAGCAAGTCAAGCGATGGTTGCAGATGTGGTTGAAGAAAAAGATCGAAGTACAGTTTTTGCTGTATTTTACACAGCGTTAAACATTGCAGTCGTTATAGGTCCTATATTAGGAAGTTTATTCTTTTTTGATTATCGTTTTGAATTTCTCGTAACGGCGGCACTTGTTAACATTACGTTAGGATTTGTGATTATGAAGTATATTCGAGAAACGATGCCAGAAGATAGTACTTCTAAACAACTGAAATTAAGTTGGCATGAAGCAATGAAAGAACAGTTAAGGGATTACAAGGTTATCATGTACGACAAGGTTTTCTTTCTATTTATTATTGCAGGTATACTTGTCGCACAGACCTTTATGCAAATGGATGTATTAGTTGCCGTTTATATGACAGAAACGTTTCAGGATCAAGTGTTAGTGTCTTTTCGAGATTGGTCTTTTCTAGTTGATGGAGAGAGGGCATTTGGATTGATTATTGCAGAGAACGGGCTACTTGTAGCTCTTTTCACAGTAATTGTGACAAGGTGGATGACAAAATATCCTGATAGGAATGTGTTTATCGTTTCATCCCTTTTATATGGTGTAGGCATATTAATATTAGGATCAAATGGACATATTTGGGTTCTAATTGGAGCAATGGCAATATTCACATTTGCAGAACTAATGGTTGTTGGATTACAACAAGATTTTGTATCTCGTCTCGCCCCAGAACAAATGAGAGGAAAGTATTTTGCAGCCGCAAGTTTACGTTTTACAATCGGACGGACAATGGCTCCTATGTTTATCCCACTTACGTTATTAATTGGATATCAGTGGACATTCATCGTTTTGTTTCTCTTAACTCTCTTAAGTGCTGTACTATATGCGAGAATGTTCTATCTATTTGATAAGAAACAAAATTCATCACTCATGCAAGCAAATTAG
- the yhaM gene encoding 3'-5' exoribonuclease YhaM has product MDKGITYLSVGETFDGYLLVKSSTKGTASNGKPFLTLIFQDKSGDIEAKLWDASPENEAAYSAEAIVRVVGDIQNYRGRMQLKIRNIRIVNEQDNVNLSDFLERAPLSIEEMGEKVSSYIFEMKNSNIQRITRFLVKKHQESFFKYPAATKNHHEFVSGLAYHVVSMLDLAKAIGSLYPSLDKDLLYAGVILHDLGKVVELSGPLSTVYTMEGKLLGHITIMVNEIAQAAKELEISSEEVTVLQHMVLSHHGKEEWGSPKKPLIKEAEILHLIDNVDAKMNMLDRSLERVEPGEFTEKIFAMDQRSFYKPTFHK; this is encoded by the coding sequence ATGGATAAAGGGATTACATATCTTAGTGTAGGGGAAACATTTGACGGTTATCTATTAGTTAAATCATCAACAAAAGGAACAGCAAGTAATGGAAAACCGTTTCTTACGTTGATTTTTCAAGATAAGAGTGGGGATATAGAAGCAAAGTTATGGGATGCTTCACCAGAAAATGAGGCGGCATATAGTGCTGAAGCAATTGTAAGGGTTGTTGGTGATATCCAGAATTATCGCGGACGTATGCAGTTGAAAATACGTAATATACGTATAGTCAATGAGCAAGATAATGTTAATCTTTCTGATTTTCTTGAAAGAGCACCGCTTTCTATTGAAGAAATGGGCGAGAAAGTAAGTAGTTATATTTTTGAAATGAAAAACTCAAATATCCAGCGTATAACAAGATTCTTAGTAAAAAAACATCAGGAGAGCTTCTTCAAGTACCCTGCAGCAACTAAAAATCATCATGAGTTTGTCTCAGGTCTAGCTTACCATGTAGTGTCAATGTTAGACTTAGCGAAAGCAATTGGTTCGTTGTATCCAAGTTTAGATAAGGATCTATTATATGCAGGTGTAATTTTACATGATCTAGGTAAAGTAGTTGAGCTTTCAGGTCCACTCTCAACAGTATATACAATGGAAGGTAAGCTACTTGGTCATATAACGATTATGGTGAATGAAATCGCTCAAGCGGCTAAAGAACTAGAGATATCGAGTGAAGAAGTAACAGTTTTACAACATATGGTATTAAGTCATCACGGAAAAGAAGAGTGGGGTAGTCCGAAGAAACCCCTTATTAAAGAAGCGGAAATCCTTCATTTAATAGATAACGTTGATGCGAAGATGAACATGCTTGATCGATCATTAGAACGAGTAGAACCAGGGGAGTTTACAGAAAAAATCTTTGCAATGGATCAAAGGAGCTTTTACAAACCTACATTCCATAAATAA
- a CDS encoding MFS transporter, translating into MKHMKGPLTLLMLNLFIIMVGIGLVIPILPFYVEEYGANARTLGMLIAVFSFMQFLFAPVWGRVSDKVGRKPLITLGLFGFAIAEFIFAFATDLWMLFASRILAGTFGSALMPTAMAYVSDITTPEKRGQGMGMMGAAMGLGIVVGPGIGGWLADEISLSAPFLLAGIVAVIAGTVSVFALPESYTKEMRKRDALENTEEQTNQFIQMYHALKSPVGFLLVLVFIMSFGLANFQSIFGYYTKDRYHYNPSEVGTIILITGLIGTIIQGGVVGRLISKFGEERVVTGSLLLSAFGFVIMTLAFNFITVLITTATFFIGNSILRPSLNSFISKLAGRRQGMVMGLNNSFLSLGNVAGPLVAGTLYEINLHIPYLLGACVMLFGLVATKIWIVRKEKQTNVQPQ; encoded by the coding sequence ATGAAGCATATGAAAGGTCCTTTGACACTCTTAATGTTAAACCTTTTTATTATAATGGTTGGGATTGGTTTGGTTATTCCTATCCTTCCGTTTTATGTAGAAGAGTATGGTGCTAATGCACGAACATTAGGGATGCTTATTGCAGTATTTTCTTTTATGCAATTTCTATTCGCACCAGTATGGGGAAGAGTATCAGATAAAGTTGGCCGTAAACCGCTTATTACACTCGGGTTATTTGGGTTCGCCATAGCAGAATTCATTTTTGCATTTGCAACTGACCTATGGATGTTATTTGCTTCAAGGATTTTAGCAGGGACATTTGGTTCAGCACTAATGCCAACAGCTATGGCATATGTGTCTGATATCACAACACCAGAAAAGCGTGGACAAGGTATGGGAATGATGGGAGCCGCTATGGGGTTGGGTATTGTTGTAGGGCCTGGAATTGGAGGATGGCTTGCTGATGAAATTTCACTTTCGGCACCATTTCTGTTGGCAGGTATCGTTGCAGTAATTGCAGGTACTGTGTCAGTATTTGCATTGCCTGAGTCTTATACGAAAGAAATGAGAAAGAGAGACGCACTGGAAAATACAGAAGAACAAACAAATCAATTCATACAAATGTATCATGCTTTGAAGAGTCCAGTCGGTTTCTTATTAGTCCTTGTTTTTATTATGAGTTTTGGTTTAGCAAACTTCCAATCCATTTTTGGATATTATACGAAGGATCGTTATCATTATAATCCTTCTGAAGTTGGAACAATCATTTTGATTACTGGATTAATTGGGACAATTATTCAAGGTGGTGTTGTTGGAAGGTTAATTAGTAAGTTTGGTGAGGAGCGAGTTGTTACAGGCTCTTTACTTCTAAGTGCATTTGGTTTTGTCATTATGACACTAGCTTTTAATTTCATAACTGTACTTATTACGACAGCTACTTTCTTTATCGGAAACTCCATTTTACGTCCATCATTAAATTCATTTATTTCCAAGTTAGCAGGTCGACGTCAAGGGATGGTTATGGGACTGAACAATTCTTTTTTAAGTTTAGGTAATGTTGCCGGACCACTCGTTGCAGGAACACTTTATGAGATTAATTTGCATATCCCTTATTTATTAGGCGCATGTGTGATGTTGTTCGGACTTGTTGCGACAAAGATTTGGATTGTAAGGAAAGAAAAACAAACGAATGTACAACCTCAATGA
- a CDS encoding YuzL family protein, which translates to MARQKKNPSKTGISAASVEGPKNPGQNKQLRDEPFRQSSNNQQFKRD; encoded by the coding sequence ATGGCACGTCAAAAGAAAAACCCTAGTAAAACTGGAATTAGTGCAGCAAGTGTTGAAGGTCCAAAGAACCCCGGACAAAACAAACAACTTCGTGATGAGCCGTTTCGTCAATCGTCTAACAATCAACAATTTAAAAGAGATTAA
- a CDS encoding YhzD family protein → MKTYYLTAFNKNGETLLNESFEASNDDNAKHTGEQKLTSQNLLDNSYRCVSPSGKLILFHP, encoded by the coding sequence ATGAAGACTTACTACTTAACTGCCTTTAATAAAAATGGTGAAACATTATTAAATGAATCATTTGAAGCATCAAATGATGATAATGCAAAACATACTGGAGAGCAAAAGCTAACTAGCCAAAACTTGTTAGATAACTCTTATCGATGTGTCTCTCCCAGTGGAAAGCTTATTCTCTTCCATCCATAA
- the purU gene encoding formyltetrahydrofolate deformylase, which translates to MSQFRQKRIEWFKEKNKNRARLLIGCADQPGIVSSVSTFLFEQGANIVESSQYTTDPEGGMFFLRIEFEIDNLESREGEIEEAFTQIAERFSMDWRISYAYHIKKMAIFVSKEEHCLLELLWEWQAGELMADISLVISNHEVMRDTVESLQIPYYYTPVTKETKQEVEQRHLDLLEEQEIDLIVLARYMQILSPNFVSKHPNQIINIHHSFLPAFVGAKPYDRAYERGVKLIGATSHYVTDDLDEGPIIEQDVERVNHKDKADDLKRIGRHIERSVLARAVKWHLQDRVIVHGNKTIVFE; encoded by the coding sequence ATGAGTCAGTTTAGACAGAAACGTATTGAATGGTTTAAAGAAAAAAATAAAAATCGAGCTCGATTGTTAATTGGTTGTGCCGATCAACCTGGAATTGTTTCATCAGTTTCTACATTTCTATTTGAACAAGGTGCAAATATTGTTGAATCGAGTCAATATACAACAGACCCAGAAGGTGGAATGTTCTTTCTAAGGATTGAGTTTGAAATTGATAACTTAGAATCACGTGAAGGAGAAATTGAGGAAGCATTCACACAAATTGCTGAGCGCTTTTCAATGGATTGGCGAATTAGCTATGCCTATCATATTAAGAAGATGGCTATCTTTGTATCAAAAGAAGAACATTGTTTGCTTGAGTTGTTATGGGAGTGGCAAGCTGGTGAACTTATGGCAGACATCTCACTTGTCATTAGTAACCATGAGGTGATGAGGGATACGGTAGAATCGTTGCAGATTCCATACTACTATACACCAGTCACGAAAGAAACAAAGCAAGAAGTTGAGCAACGTCATCTTGATCTATTAGAAGAACAAGAGATCGATCTCATTGTTCTTGCACGATATATGCAAATTCTTTCTCCAAATTTTGTTTCAAAACATCCTAATCAAATTATTAACATTCATCATTCTTTCTTGCCGGCATTTGTTGGAGCAAAACCATATGATCGTGCATATGAGCGTGGGGTAAAGTTAATCGGAGCTACTTCACATTATGTAACAGATGATTTAGATGAAGGTCCGATTATTGAGCAAGACGTTGAACGTGTTAACCATAAGGATAAAGCAGATGATTTAAAACGAATAGGTCGTCATATCGAACGTTCGGTACTTGCAAGAGCTGTAAAATGGCATCTTCAAGATAGAGTTATCGTTCATGGAAATAAAACAATTGTATTTGAATAA
- a CDS encoding enoyl-CoA hydratase: MSEQTVLYKEEGRIGILTLNRPKSLNALNMDMLEELNSVLEQVKESPIDVLIVTGNGSAFSAGGDLKMMLSKEGLEGHNDVMNLINGIVLSLFNLPKLVISAVNGPAAGLGFSLALAADKVIASNSAILAMNFIDIGLVPDGAGHFFLKQRMNATQAKQFIWEGKKMPALEAQERGLVDDLADDALEAALDLAKKLTYKPTKAMIETKLLYANLMKDELAQVLEVEKISQLKMRHSADHREGVQAFLEKRMPQFKGQ; encoded by the coding sequence ATGAGTGAACAAACTGTTTTATATAAAGAAGAAGGACGTATTGGTATCTTAACATTAAATCGACCTAAATCATTAAATGCACTAAATATGGACATGTTAGAAGAATTAAATAGTGTTCTCGAACAAGTAAAGGAAAGTCCAATCGATGTCTTAATTGTTACTGGTAATGGAAGCGCATTCAGTGCTGGTGGAGATTTGAAAATGATGTTAAGCAAAGAAGGCTTAGAAGGTCATAACGATGTTATGAACTTAATTAATGGAATCGTGTTATCATTGTTCAATTTACCGAAGCTTGTCATTAGTGCGGTGAATGGACCAGCGGCAGGACTTGGCTTTAGCCTTGCATTAGCTGCAGATAAAGTAATTGCTTCTAATTCAGCGATTCTTGCGATGAACTTCATAGATATTGGTTTAGTCCCTGATGGAGCGGGTCATTTCTTCTTGAAACAGCGTATGAACGCAACACAAGCAAAACAGTTTATTTGGGAAGGTAAGAAGATGCCTGCATTAGAAGCACAAGAAAGAGGTTTAGTTGATGACCTTGCTGACGATGCACTTGAGGCGGCGTTAGATCTAGCTAAGAAACTGACATACAAACCTACAAAAGCAATGATTGAAACGAAGCTGCTTTATGCGAACTTAATGAAAGATGAGTTGGCGCAAGTATTAGAAGTTGAAAAAATAAGTCAGTTAAAGATGAGACATTCAGCAGATCACCGCGAAGGTGTTCAAGCATTTTTAGAAAAACGTATGCCACAATTTAAAGGTCAATAA
- a CDS encoding CaiB/BaiF CoA transferase family protein → MLKGLRVLDFSHYIPGPYATMRLADLGAEVVKVEPLTGDLARNASGIKEESGIVFDANNRNKKSITVNLKTNEGVHRIKELVKEADVVVESFRPGVMTKLGVGYEQAKKINPTLIYCSLSGYGQEGSLAHLGSHDLNYMALSGLLSQMKDKEGRPIHPTLTFADLVGGLAASEGILAALVRREREEKGAYVDAALLDSVIGFMNIHELLVKRTGKKTGMSLLDGTVVCYGIYETKDARYVSLAALEPKFWNNFCEAVDRIEWKGYQFTKAIDDEEFYENMKKLFMEKTMEEWAKLGKRYDCCLTPVLEPGELNSFSYCTERMLIHNVNPQLLYVATRLETNLKEANIPPTLGMNNEMVFSNQI, encoded by the coding sequence TTGTTGAAAGGATTACGTGTGCTAGATTTTTCTCATTATATACCAGGTCCATATGCTACGATGCGCCTTGCAGACTTAGGTGCAGAAGTCGTTAAAGTTGAACCATTAACAGGTGATTTAGCTCGAAATGCTAGTGGGATTAAAGAAGAGAGTGGTATTGTATTTGATGCGAATAATCGTAATAAGAAGAGCATAACTGTAAACCTTAAAACGAATGAAGGTGTACATCGGATAAAGGAGTTGGTGAAAGAAGCAGATGTAGTTGTTGAAAGCTTTCGTCCAGGTGTGATGACGAAGTTAGGAGTTGGATATGAGCAAGCAAAAAAAATTAATCCAACACTTATTTATTGTTCATTGTCTGGTTATGGTCAAGAAGGCTCATTAGCACATTTAGGTAGTCATGATTTGAACTATATGGCTCTATCAGGGTTGCTTTCACAGATGAAAGATAAGGAAGGTCGTCCGATTCACCCCACACTTACATTTGCTGACTTAGTTGGTGGTCTTGCTGCAAGTGAAGGTATTCTTGCTGCACTTGTACGACGAGAAAGAGAAGAAAAAGGGGCATATGTAGACGCAGCATTGTTAGATAGTGTGATAGGTTTCATGAATATTCATGAGCTGCTCGTGAAACGAACAGGAAAGAAAACGGGGATGTCTCTGTTGGATGGCACTGTTGTTTGTTATGGAATCTATGAAACAAAAGATGCGCGTTATGTAAGTCTCGCTGCACTAGAACCAAAGTTTTGGAATAATTTCTGTGAAGCGGTAGATCGGATAGAGTGGAAGGGTTATCAGTTTACAAAAGCGATAGATGATGAAGAATTTTATGAAAATATGAAAAAGTTGTTCATGGAAAAGACGATGGAAGAATGGGCTAAGTTAGGGAAGCGATATGATTGTTGTTTAACTCCTGTGTTAGAGCCAGGAGAATTAAACTCTTTTTCATATTGTACTGAGCGAATGCTCATTCATAATGTGAATCCACAACTATTATATGTAGCCACTCGATTAGAAACAAACTTGAAAGAAGCTAACATTCCTCCTACATTAGGGATGAATAATGAAATGGTTTTCAGTAATCAAATATAA
- a CDS encoding coproporphyrinogen III oxidase → MKILIKGLNEIFERNIEAVTKLFFEEPILVFDKDEQADLKVSFDWQGEKEVNLSAVLDSQLDKKHFNSEYPAPINVDIDDKENRKRLKHVVNFVYLKLLQQYTNVTQPWGTLTGIRPTKLLHQMLQNMPLEQAHRQLKDNYLITNEKINLMQKIVDRQLAVIPDLYEVSNEISIYIGIPFCPTKCAYCTFPAYAINGRQGSVDGFLAGLHYEIEETGKWLKENNIKITTIYFGGGTPTSISAVEMDSLYETMYRSFPHMEHVREVTVEAGRPDTITTDKLNVLKKWNIDRISINPQSYTQETLKAIGRHHTVEETIEKFWLAREMGMNNINMDLIIGLPGEGVEEFENSLIETEKLMPESLTVHTLSFKRASEMTKNKEKYKVADRDEITEMMKMSSDWTDEKGYAPYYLYRQKNILGNLENVGYALPQQESLYNILIMEEQQTILGLGCGAASKFVDPTTRKITRFANPKEPKAYNETFIETTHEKLNRLAQIYKNNTL, encoded by the coding sequence ATGAAGATATTGATTAAAGGCTTGAATGAAATATTCGAGCGAAATATAGAGGCAGTAACAAAATTATTCTTTGAGGAACCAATTTTAGTTTTTGATAAAGATGAACAAGCAGATTTGAAGGTATCCTTTGATTGGCAAGGTGAGAAAGAAGTGAATTTATCAGCTGTGTTGGATAGTCAGTTAGATAAGAAGCACTTTAACAGTGAATACCCTGCCCCGATTAATGTTGATATAGATGATAAAGAAAACAGAAAACGATTAAAGCATGTTGTGAACTTTGTCTATTTAAAATTACTCCAACAGTATACAAACGTAACTCAGCCTTGGGGCACATTAACAGGTATTCGACCAACAAAGCTTCTTCATCAAATGCTTCAAAATATGCCTCTAGAGCAAGCACATCGGCAATTGAAAGACAATTATTTGATTACGAATGAGAAGATTAACCTAATGCAAAAAATTGTCGATAGACAGCTTGCAGTAATTCCTGATTTATATGAAGTATCAAACGAAATCAGCATCTATATAGGAATCCCATTTTGCCCAACAAAGTGTGCGTATTGCACATTTCCTGCCTATGCAATCAATGGACGACAAGGTTCTGTTGATGGATTTTTAGCTGGCTTACATTATGAAATTGAAGAAACGGGCAAGTGGTTAAAAGAAAACAATATCAAGATTACAACGATCTACTTTGGTGGTGGAACACCAACGAGTATTTCAGCAGTTGAGATGGATAGCTTGTATGAAACGATGTATCGTTCGTTTCCACATATGGAGCATGTACGAGAAGTTACAGTAGAGGCAGGTAGGCCAGATACCATTACAACTGATAAGCTTAATGTATTGAAGAAATGGAATATCGATCGCATCAGTATTAATCCACAAAGCTATACACAAGAAACATTAAAGGCAATCGGTCGTCATCATACGGTAGAAGAAACGATTGAAAAGTTTTGGCTTGCTCGTGAAATGGGCATGAATAACATTAATATGGATTTAATTATTGGTTTACCAGGTGAAGGTGTAGAGGAATTTGAAAATTCATTGATAGAGACGGAAAAATTGATGCCTGAATCATTAACGGTGCATACTTTGTCATTCAAACGAGCATCGGAAATGACAAAAAATAAGGAAAAATACAAAGTTGCTGACCGAGATGAGATTACTGAAATGATGAAAATGTCTTCCGATTGGACAGATGAAAAGGGTTATGCACCTTATTATTTATATCGCCAAAAGAATATTCTCGGTAATTTAGAAAATGTAGGTTATGCTTTGCCACAGCAAGAGAGCTTATATAACATTTTAATTATGGAAGAGCAGCAAACGATCTTAGGACTAGGATGTGGAGCTGCGAGTAAGTTTGTAGATCCGACTACAAGAAAAATTACACGCTTTGCAAATCCAAAAGAGCCAAAAGCATACAACGAAACATTTATTGAAACGACACATGAAAAATTAAATAGATTAGCACAAATTTATAAAAATAACACCTTGTAG
- a CDS encoding Cof-type HAD-IIB family hydrolase — translation MIYRLLAINIDGTLLRSNGRLLRVSKEAIEFVKNKDVYVTLVTSRNFSSAKKVAKALKLDSLLITHSGAIVGSSLDNLVFARHIEEEQTFNVVQVLESFNCHIRLLNERYSIGNQIKRKNNLIAKTVLGTGDPLFYPIQFVDSLSDNLRDHPVSTPKIDVHFTEPEEMKEVAHLLTERFPEFSTNVVNANKLEITTLNVSKLNGLQVLGEQLGISLDEMVVIGDGIDDIPMISNVGLGVAMGNASTEVKMVADWVTRSNDQNGLAYMVKEHFRKQMNVKQVKENMRS, via the coding sequence ATGATATATCGGCTATTAGCTATAAATATTGATGGCACTTTATTAAGGTCCAATGGCCGCTTATTACGCGTATCGAAAGAAGCAATTGAATTTGTAAAAAATAAAGATGTATATGTGACACTCGTAACGAGTCGGAATTTTTCATCAGCTAAAAAAGTTGCAAAGGCATTAAAACTTGATTCTTTGTTAATTACACATAGTGGTGCGATTGTTGGATCTTCTCTAGATAACCTTGTATTTGCAAGACATATTGAGGAAGAACAGACATTTAATGTCGTACAAGTACTCGAAAGTTTTAATTGTCACATCCGATTATTGAATGAAAGGTACTCGATTGGAAATCAGATAAAAAGAAAGAATAACTTAATTGCCAAAACTGTGCTCGGAACAGGTGACCCGTTATTTTATCCAATACAATTTGTTGACTCATTAAGTGATAATCTTCGTGATCACCCTGTTTCAACACCTAAAATAGACGTTCATTTCACTGAACCAGAGGAAATGAAAGAGGTTGCACATTTATTAACTGAAAGGTTTCCTGAATTTTCAACTAATGTTGTGAATGCAAATAAGTTAGAAATTACTACTCTAAATGTCTCAAAATTAAATGGTTTACAAGTACTTGGTGAACAGCTTGGTATATCATTGGATGAGATGGTTGTGATAGGTGATGGGATTGATGATATACCAATGATTTCTAATGTTGGCTTAGGAGTAGCAATGGGTAATGCTTCAACAGAAGTCAAAATGGTGGCAGATTGGGTAACAAGAAGTAACGACCAAAATGGGTTAGCTTATATGGTAAAGGAACATTTTCGAAAGCAAATGAACGTAAAACAAGTGAAGGAAAATATGAGATCGTAA
- a CDS encoding YlbF family regulator, with amino-acid sequence MANVYDAAYELEKAVRESDDFQELKAVYAEVNEDESARTMFENFRNIQLDLQRKQMQGEEITEEEVLKAQQVVELVQQHEKISKLMEVEQRMSLVVNELNKIIMKPLEELYGAPEEA; translated from the coding sequence ATGGCAAATGTTTATGATGCAGCATATGAGTTAGAAAAAGCAGTTCGTGAAAGTGATGATTTTCAAGAATTAAAAGCAGTTTACGCAGAAGTGAACGAAGATGAATCAGCAAGAACAATGTTCGAAAACTTCCGTAATATTCAACTTGATCTTCAACGCAAACAAATGCAAGGTGAAGAAATTACAGAGGAAGAAGTGCTAAAGGCACAACAAGTTGTGGAACTTGTTCAACAGCATGAGAAAATTTCGAAGTTAATGGAAGTTGAACAACGCATGAGTTTAGTTGTAAATGAATTAAATAAAATCATTATGAAACCACTTGAAGAACTATATGGTGCACCAGAAGAAGCATAA
- a CDS encoding DUF445 domain-containing protein, producing the protein MEFFALIAFMAIIGAVIGGFTNSLAIKMLFRPYKPIYIGKKRLPFTPGLIPKRREELAVQLGRMVVEHLLTPESIRRKFSDKAFMMGMVDWAQNEVLRFMRKEKTIKEWIESFGVKKVSEKIEGKLELFVEESYERTLGELRSKTISNVMPEQLLKKAEGKIPHVTEYILNKGLTYFESDEGYEKLREMMEAFLQNQGKLGNMISMFVDNETLVRKVQPEVVKFLSHDTTKGTLESLLKKEWEKVQTWPISKVEEVIGKENVIDFLNNQIKKHLPIQEWLNKPVYSFLHNYEQHILEVIVPKLVEMTGEFVADRIEQMMERLHLEDIVKEQVESFSVERLEEMVLSISKREFKMITYLGALLGGIIGIVQGFIVLLVR; encoded by the coding sequence ATGGAGTTTTTTGCGTTAATCGCATTTATGGCAATAATTGGTGCAGTTATTGGTGGGTTTACAAATTCATTGGCAATTAAAATGCTTTTTCGCCCATATAAGCCAATCTATATAGGGAAAAAGCGTTTACCTTTTACTCCTGGGTTGATTCCAAAACGCAGAGAAGAACTAGCTGTGCAACTTGGTCGAATGGTTGTTGAGCATTTGTTAACACCAGAAAGTATTCGACGTAAATTCTCTGATAAGGCATTCATGATGGGTATGGTAGATTGGGCACAAAATGAAGTGCTTCGCTTTATGAGAAAAGAAAAAACAATTAAAGAATGGATAGAAAGCTTTGGTGTAAAGAAAGTTTCTGAGAAAATTGAAGGAAAGCTTGAGTTGTTTGTGGAAGAAAGTTACGAGAGGACTTTGGGTGAATTAAGAAGTAAAACGATCTCTAACGTAATGCCAGAACAGTTACTCAAGAAAGCAGAGGGGAAAATACCACACGTTACAGAGTATATTCTTAATAAAGGATTAACTTATTTTGAGAGTGATGAGGGTTATGAGAAGCTTCGCGAAATGATGGAAGCATTCTTGCAAAATCAAGGGAAACTAGGCAATATGATTTCAATGTTTGTAGATAATGAAACGCTCGTTCGGAAAGTCCAGCCAGAAGTTGTAAAATTCTTAAGCCATGATACAACAAAGGGCACATTAGAAAGCCTATTGAAGAAAGAATGGGAGAAGGTACAAACTTGGCCAATTTCAAAGGTTGAAGAAGTGATAGGGAAAGAGAATGTGATTGATTTTCTAAATAATCAAATTAAAAAGCACTTACCTATTCAAGAATGGTTAAATAAACCTGTCTATTCATTTCTTCATAACTATGAACAACATATTTTAGAAGTAATTGTGCCAAAGCTTGTCGAAATGACAGGAGAGTTTGTTGCTGACAGAATAGAACAAATGATGGAGCGTCTACATTTGGAAGACATCGTTAAAGAACAGGTTGAGTCTTTCTCAGTAGAACGTTTGGAGGAAATGGTTCTATCTATTTCAAAACGTGAATTTAAGATGATAACTTATCTAGGTGCGTTATTAGGAGGCATTATTGGTATCGTTCAAGGTTTCATTGTTCTCCTGGTTCGATAA